A region from the Lolium perenne isolate Kyuss_39 chromosome 4, Kyuss_2.0, whole genome shotgun sequence genome encodes:
- the LOC127294932 gene encoding uncharacterized protein isoform X1, with translation MTESSIQIPPLTLNWLPSLSSFVQKQLSDMLGHCLDCWEVRDKKDFCRGVFMAWSEKSVGGPASGQTLHQNLHDAQRDTIWVREQHDWGLTFYTRIDLWGYFCTYPKVGGPFNSLEEASNAIDRYLHDRQDPMMQKEQHEFYEVGKASVERGIRACLYWPDGSKKMHVISEQIDKSRCKMLQLVQALVDMYNEDPLHFEDIPFELKDVVCSEVIYEGDRFYYHTNFTTKTKGPKTTDNLFFAEVTHIPGEDGKLVVSCICRVDTFDNGQCYGCGSNMKHPNADAYNGGHSNGFKFFHIGDGCRGPNIDTAKTMDDWKAEEARVRRLFEGLDDPSVVARLMEPPKFEFGANMATDEEVDSFMESIMGPYNGSTDIIDASTAERFRVQLK, from the exons ATGACCGAATCGTCCATTCAGATCCCGCCATTAACACTGAACTGGCTTCCCTCGTTGTCCAGTTTTGTCCAGAAACAGCTCAGCGATATGCT TGGGCATTGCTTGGATTGTTGGGAGGTTCGGGATAAGAAGGATTTCTGTAGAGGGGTATTTATGGCATG GTCTGAGAAAAGTGTGGGTGGGCCTGCATCTGGACAAACGTTGCATCAAAACTTGCATGATGCTCAGCGGGACACCATTTGGGTCCGGGAACAGCACGATTGGGGGCTCACATTTTACACCAGGATTGATCTTTGGGGATATTTCTGCACATATCCTAAGGTGGGCGGACCATTTAACAGCTTAGAGGAAGCTAGCAATGCCATTGATCGCTATCTTCATGACCGACAGGATCCAATGAT GCAAAAGGAGCAACATGAGTTCTATGAAGTGGGTAAGGCTAGTGTGGAGAGGGGTATACGAGCCTGTCTTTACTGGCCTGATGGCTCAAAGAAGATGCATGTGATATCAGAACAAATTGATAAAAGCCGTTGCAAGATGCTCCAGTTGGTTCAAGCTTTGGTGGACATGTATAATGAGGATCCTCTTCATTTTGAG gatattccatttgAACTTAAAGATGTTGTGTGCTCCGAAGTAATATATGAGGGCGACCGTTTCTACTATCATACCAATTTCACTACAAAGACGAAAGGACCAAAGACAACTGACAATCTATTCTTTGCGGAAGTCACACATATTCCAGGAGAAGATGGAAAATTGGTAGTCAGCTGTATCTGCAGGGTTGATACTTTTGATAATG GTCAATGCTACGGTTGTGGAAGTAATATGAAGCACCCAAATGCTGATGCATACAACGGTGGTCACTCTAATGGTTTTAAGTTTTTTCACATTGGTGACGGATGTCGTGGACCTAATATCGACACCGCGAAGACTATGGATGAC TGGAAAGCTGAGGAGGCAAGGGTAAGAAGATTGTTCGAG GGCCTTGATGATCCAAGTGTTGTGGCGAGACTCATGGAACCACCTAAGTTTGAGTTTGGAGCAAACATGGCCACTGATGAGGAAGTAGATAGTTTCATGGAGTCGATCATGGGGCCATACAATGGCAGCACTGACATCATAGATGCTAGTACCGCAGAAAGATTTAGAGTGCAACTAAAGTAG
- the LOC127294932 gene encoding uncharacterized protein isoform X2, with amino-acid sequence MTESSIQIPPLTLNWLPSLSSFVQKQLSDMLSEKSVGGPASGQTLHQNLHDAQRDTIWVREQHDWGLTFYTRIDLWGYFCTYPKVGGPFNSLEEASNAIDRYLHDRQDPMMQKEQHEFYEVGKASVERGIRACLYWPDGSKKMHVISEQIDKSRCKMLQLVQALVDMYNEDPLHFEDIPFELKDVVCSEVIYEGDRFYYHTNFTTKTKGPKTTDNLFFAEVTHIPGEDGKLVVSCICRVDTFDNGQCYGCGSNMKHPNADAYNGGHSNGFKFFHIGDGCRGPNIDTAKTMDDWKAEEARVRRLFEGLDDPSVVARLMEPPKFEFGANMATDEEVDSFMESIMGPYNGSTDIIDASTAERFRVQLK; translated from the exons ATGACCGAATCGTCCATTCAGATCCCGCCATTAACACTGAACTGGCTTCCCTCGTTGTCCAGTTTTGTCCAGAAACAGCTCAGCGATATGCT GTCTGAGAAAAGTGTGGGTGGGCCTGCATCTGGACAAACGTTGCATCAAAACTTGCATGATGCTCAGCGGGACACCATTTGGGTCCGGGAACAGCACGATTGGGGGCTCACATTTTACACCAGGATTGATCTTTGGGGATATTTCTGCACATATCCTAAGGTGGGCGGACCATTTAACAGCTTAGAGGAAGCTAGCAATGCCATTGATCGCTATCTTCATGACCGACAGGATCCAATGAT GCAAAAGGAGCAACATGAGTTCTATGAAGTGGGTAAGGCTAGTGTGGAGAGGGGTATACGAGCCTGTCTTTACTGGCCTGATGGCTCAAAGAAGATGCATGTGATATCAGAACAAATTGATAAAAGCCGTTGCAAGATGCTCCAGTTGGTTCAAGCTTTGGTGGACATGTATAATGAGGATCCTCTTCATTTTGAG gatattccatttgAACTTAAAGATGTTGTGTGCTCCGAAGTAATATATGAGGGCGACCGTTTCTACTATCATACCAATTTCACTACAAAGACGAAAGGACCAAAGACAACTGACAATCTATTCTTTGCGGAAGTCACACATATTCCAGGAGAAGATGGAAAATTGGTAGTCAGCTGTATCTGCAGGGTTGATACTTTTGATAATG GTCAATGCTACGGTTGTGGAAGTAATATGAAGCACCCAAATGCTGATGCATACAACGGTGGTCACTCTAATGGTTTTAAGTTTTTTCACATTGGTGACGGATGTCGTGGACCTAATATCGACACCGCGAAGACTATGGATGAC TGGAAAGCTGAGGAGGCAAGGGTAAGAAGATTGTTCGAG GGCCTTGATGATCCAAGTGTTGTGGCGAGACTCATGGAACCACCTAAGTTTGAGTTTGGAGCAAACATGGCCACTGATGAGGAAGTAGATAGTTTCATGGAGTCGATCATGGGGCCATACAATGGCAGCACTGACATCATAGATGCTAGTACCGCAGAAAGATTTAGAGTGCAACTAAAGTAG